One window of Flavobacterium ammonificans genomic DNA carries:
- a CDS encoding DUF2200 domain-containing protein, producing MNTTPEHNERIAKMTFASVYPLYLAKVERKGRAKEELHQVITWLTGFEDTKLHQLIDEKVTFETFFERAQLNSKAELITGTICGYKIEEIENPLTKQVRYLDKLVDELAKGKKMEKILRA from the coding sequence ATGAACACCACACCAGAACACAACGAAAGAATTGCCAAGATGACTTTTGCTTCAGTCTATCCACTATATCTTGCCAAAGTGGAACGAAAAGGAAGAGCCAAAGAAGAATTGCATCAAGTAATTACTTGGCTGACGGGATTTGAAGATACTAAACTTCACCAACTGATAGATGAAAAAGTTACTTTTGAAACCTTTTTTGAAAGAGCGCAGTTGAACTCAAAAGCAGAATTAATTACAGGAACCATTTGTGGTTATAAAATTGAAGAAATTGAAAATCCCTTAACCAAACAAGTACGGTATTTGGATAAGTTAGTCGATGAATTGGCTAAAGGCAAAAAAATGGAAAAAATTCTAAGAGCGTAA
- a CDS encoding UDP-2,3-diacylglucosamine diphosphatase has translation MSLTNNKKIYFASDQHFGAPTAELSFPREQKFVAWLDEVKQDAEAIFLLGDLFDFWFEYKTVVPKGFVRILGKLAEIRDSGIPIYFFVGNHDLWMEDYFQKELNIPVYRDNQEFTFGDKTFLIGHGDGKGPGDKGYKRMKKVFTNPVAKWFFRWLHPDLGVGLAQYLSVKNKLISGAEDVVFLGEENEWLIQYAKRKLETKHYNYLIFGHRHLPMVFPLGNNSDYVNLGDWISYFTYGVFDGDTFEIKKYE, from the coding sequence ATGTCATTAACTAACAATAAAAAAATATATTTTGCTTCTGATCAGCATTTTGGAGCGCCAACAGCCGAATTGAGTTTTCCTAGAGAACAAAAATTTGTGGCTTGGCTAGACGAAGTAAAACAAGATGCCGAAGCTATTTTTTTATTGGGAGATTTGTTTGATTTTTGGTTTGAATACAAAACGGTAGTTCCCAAAGGATTTGTACGTATTTTGGGCAAATTAGCTGAAATTCGCGACAGCGGAATCCCAATCTATTTCTTTGTGGGTAACCACGATCTGTGGATGGAAGATTATTTTCAGAAAGAATTGAACATCCCGGTATACCGCGACAATCAAGAATTTACTTTTGGCGACAAAACTTTTTTGATAGGGCATGGCGATGGCAAAGGACCTGGCGATAAAGGGTACAAACGCATGAAGAAAGTGTTTACTAATCCAGTGGCTAAATGGTTTTTCCGTTGGTTGCATCCGGATTTAGGTGTGGGCTTAGCGCAATACCTTTCAGTGAAAAACAAATTGATTTCGGGTGCTGAAGATGTAGTATTCTTGGGCGAAGAAAACGAATGGCTGATTCAATATGCCAAGCGCAAACTCGAAACCAAACACTACAATTACCTTATCTTTGGTCACCGTCACTTACCGATGGTATTTCCTTTAGGTAATAATTCAGACTATGTCAATTTAGGCGATTGGATTTCCTATTTTACCTATGGCGTTTTTGATGGAGATACCTTCGAAATTAAAAAATACGAATAA